The following are encoded together in the Thalassolituus oleivorans MIL-1 genome:
- the rep gene encoding DNA helicase Rep has translation MSVVDLSQLNPRQKEAAKYIDGPLLVLAGAGSGKTSVITRKIAYLIGVCGIKPHHIAAVTFTNKASREMKERVSALVGKGGAKGLTVSTFHNLGLNIIRFEHKTAGYKPGFSILDQDDCKGIIRDVMHREHGDDGDMLDMIQSAISNLKNDLITPEQAVNMAQTQQDSLIAQTYSVYQRMLKAYNAVDFDDLIMAPTVLFMNNPEVLTRWQKKIRYLLVDEYQDTNTSQYELVKLLVGHRTGLTVVGDDDQSIYAWRGAKPENLSLLKKDFPTLKIVKLEQNYRSTGLILNAANRVIDNNPHEFEKKLWSDMGYGDPIKILKCRNDDVESERIATEIVERRLRYGCGYKDFAVLYRGNHQSRNIEMKLQAYQVPYKISGGQSFFGRNEIKDIMGYLRLIINPSDDAAFLRIINTPRREIGPTTIEKLSEYAAMRGTSMLSATTEMGLEQSLMPKALDRLRRFGHWLDGITRNAYTDDPVAAIKEMITDIDYESYLLQNSGTPNQAERRMKNVWFLIDSISKMISKAEEEGDECTIEDAVGRLILRDMMEQQAQEDESDQVQLMTLHASKGLEFPHVYIMGMEEELMPHRNSIEADTIEEERRLMYVGITRAKRTLTLTYAAKRRQYGEAASTTHSRFLDELPPDDILWEGKTETSAEEQKQRGQETLSSLRNMLADF, from the coding sequence ATGTCCGTGGTCGATCTAAGTCAACTCAATCCCCGCCAGAAAGAAGCAGCCAAATACATCGACGGTCCACTGTTGGTGCTGGCCGGTGCGGGTTCGGGTAAAACCAGCGTGATCACGCGTAAGATTGCCTATCTCATTGGTGTTTGCGGCATTAAGCCGCACCACATCGCGGCGGTGACCTTTACCAATAAAGCCTCGCGCGAGATGAAAGAGCGGGTCAGCGCCTTGGTTGGCAAGGGCGGAGCCAAAGGGTTAACCGTCTCTACCTTCCACAACCTCGGTTTGAACATCATTCGTTTTGAGCACAAAACAGCAGGCTACAAGCCGGGCTTTTCGATTCTTGATCAAGACGACTGCAAAGGCATTATCCGCGACGTTATGCACCGTGAGCACGGTGACGATGGCGATATGCTCGACATGATTCAGAGCGCTATTTCCAATCTGAAAAACGATCTTATTACTCCTGAGCAAGCGGTCAACATGGCCCAAACTCAGCAAGATTCGCTGATTGCGCAAACCTATTCGGTTTACCAGCGCATGCTCAAGGCCTACAACGCGGTCGATTTTGATGATTTGATCATGGCGCCAACCGTGTTGTTTATGAATAACCCGGAAGTATTAACACGCTGGCAGAAGAAGATTCGTTACTTGCTGGTGGATGAGTATCAAGACACCAACACCAGTCAGTATGAGCTGGTTAAGTTACTCGTGGGTCATCGTACCGGTTTGACTGTGGTTGGGGATGACGATCAGTCGATTTATGCTTGGCGCGGCGCTAAGCCAGAAAACTTGTCGCTGTTGAAGAAAGATTTCCCAACGCTGAAGATCGTCAAACTGGAGCAAAACTATCGCTCCACCGGTTTAATCCTTAACGCCGCTAACCGTGTGATTGATAACAATCCGCACGAGTTTGAGAAGAAGCTCTGGTCCGATATGGGCTACGGCGATCCGATTAAGATTCTTAAATGTCGCAACGACGACGTTGAGTCCGAGCGCATCGCGACGGAAATTGTTGAGCGCCGCTTGCGTTATGGCTGCGGCTATAAAGATTTTGCCGTGCTGTACCGTGGTAATCATCAATCGCGCAATATTGAAATGAAATTGCAGGCCTATCAGGTGCCTTACAAAATCAGTGGTGGCCAGTCATTTTTTGGCCGCAATGAAATTAAAGACATCATGGGCTATTTACGCTTAATCATTAACCCCAGCGATGATGCTGCTTTTTTACGCATTATTAATACCCCGCGCCGTGAAATTGGCCCGACTACGATTGAAAAGCTAAGCGAATACGCCGCCATGCGTGGCACCAGTATGTTGTCTGCCACCACTGAGATGGGGCTTGAACAGTCACTGATGCCTAAGGCGCTGGATCGCTTGCGTCGGTTTGGCCATTGGCTCGATGGGATTACTCGCAATGCTTATACCGATGATCCAGTGGCAGCGATTAAAGAAATGATCACCGACATCGATTACGAAAGCTATTTATTGCAAAACTCCGGTACGCCAAATCAAGCCGAGCGGCGCATGAAAAACGTGTGGTTTTTAATCGACTCCATTAGCAAGATGATTTCAAAAGCGGAAGAAGAGGGTGATGAATGCACCATCGAAGATGCCGTAGGACGTTTGATTTTGCGCGATATGATGGAGCAACAAGCGCAAGAAGACGAAAGTGATCAAGTGCAGTTAATGACGCTGCACGCGTCAAAAGGTTTGGAATTTCCGCATGTGTATATCATGGGCATGGAAGAAGAACTCATGCCGCACCGCAACAGCATTGAAGCCGATACGATCGAAGAAGAACGCCGTTTAATGTACGTGGGTATTACCCGTGCAAAGCGGACGTTAACACTGACGTATGCAGCGAAGCGCCGTCAGTATGGTGAAGCAGCGTCGACTACGCATTCGCGCTTTTTGGATGAATTACCGCCCGATGATATTCTTTGGGAAGGTAAAACCGAAACCAGCGCTGAAGAGCAAAAGCAGCGCGGACAAGAAACGCTGAGCAGTTTGCGCAATATGTTGGCTGATTTTTAA
- a CDS encoding EAL domain-containing protein yields the protein MVSLPDHTILDLLVLGTERPVSSTLIQWLSEQPGAAAHPIRSGMFDAFMPIPNGHMVIVIAPHDSPNLRDRIQEMSSHHACLIIGRPTERAYYPDASVWLDEDQLSPTSINHGLEDLRTSALGLQCPLLTRQMFLRQLRIRLEKQSDLFLQVVSCRWRPAASGDSAELRFATQQAFEHRLRSNAPADALIGKLLDDQFVVVSTQQAILAESWLASYEDDSAYLWTSFLSNPLMLHSYNDLGKTLQACVQQIEHKRMMQSGIGTRSLSTSESLVVSDLIRALRRKEFYLEFQPQFETASGKLVGAEALLRWLHPELGVVPPTVFIRDAEMAGLIRTLGLWALSETLKAWHRLAERGHSLRMAVNVSFPEVADPDYADKVLSLLEENGVPPSCLELELTETAMMLDASVSLLNLRTLKQAGVHIVLDDFGTGFSSLSHLNELPLTGIKLDRAFVTPLGSDGPQTHIVSSMLYLARRLGLETTAEGVEDSKCLEVIHTLGCDRVQGFLYAQPMSLDHLIERIDGELVMSEGSGQQCLF from the coding sequence ATGGTGTCTCTACCAGACCACACAATACTCGACCTATTGGTTCTAGGGACGGAACGTCCCGTATCCTCAACCTTGATTCAATGGTTAAGTGAGCAACCAGGGGCCGCTGCGCATCCCATTCGTAGTGGCATGTTCGACGCCTTTATGCCGATTCCAAATGGCCATATGGTTATTGTAATCGCACCTCATGACTCACCTAATTTACGTGATCGTATTCAAGAAATGAGCAGCCACCATGCCTGCTTGATCATAGGTCGCCCTACAGAACGCGCTTATTACCCTGACGCGAGCGTGTGGCTAGATGAAGACCAACTATCACCGACATCAATCAACCATGGCTTAGAAGATTTACGTACGAGCGCTCTCGGCTTGCAGTGCCCATTACTCACGCGCCAGATGTTCTTGCGACAATTACGCATCCGCTTAGAGAAGCAATCCGATCTATTTTTGCAGGTGGTTAGTTGTCGATGGCGACCCGCAGCATCCGGCGATAGTGCTGAACTGCGCTTTGCCACCCAACAAGCGTTTGAACATCGTCTGCGCTCAAATGCACCAGCCGACGCCCTAATCGGCAAATTATTAGACGATCAGTTTGTTGTGGTGAGCACCCAACAAGCAATATTGGCAGAATCTTGGCTTGCCTCATATGAAGACGACAGTGCCTATCTGTGGACGTCTTTCCTTAGTAATCCCTTGATGTTGCACAGCTATAATGACCTTGGAAAAACACTACAAGCCTGTGTGCAGCAAATTGAACACAAGCGCATGATGCAAAGCGGCATAGGTACGCGGTCACTGAGTACATCTGAGAGCTTGGTCGTGTCTGATTTAATCCGCGCGCTAAGACGCAAAGAGTTCTACCTAGAATTTCAGCCACAATTCGAAACCGCGAGTGGAAAGTTAGTGGGGGCAGAAGCCCTATTACGCTGGCTGCACCCAGAGTTAGGGGTTGTGCCACCAACGGTATTTATTCGCGATGCTGAAATGGCCGGTTTAATTCGGACTTTGGGCTTATGGGCCTTGAGCGAAACGTTGAAAGCATGGCATCGACTTGCTGAGCGCGGACACTCATTGCGCATGGCGGTGAATGTGTCCTTCCCCGAAGTCGCCGATCCTGATTACGCCGACAAAGTTCTCAGTCTTCTGGAAGAGAACGGCGTACCGCCTTCCTGTTTAGAATTAGAACTAACCGAAACCGCCATGATGCTGGATGCCAGTGTGTCACTGCTAAATTTGCGCACACTAAAGCAGGCGGGTGTTCATATCGTATTGGATGATTTTGGTACGGGATTTTCATCACTCTCGCACCTAAACGAGCTGCCACTAACTGGCATAAAACTCGATCGTGCGTTTGTAACGCCGTTAGGTTCTGACGGCCCGCAAACACATATCGTTAGCTCTATGTTGTATTTAGCGCGGCGCTTAGGCTTAGAAACAACGGCAGAAGGCGTAGAGGACAGCAAATGCTTAGAGGTAATTCACACTCTTGGCTGTGATCGGGTTCAAGGCTTTTTATACGCCCAACCTATGTCTCTCGATCACCTCATCGAACGTATTGACGGCGAACTAGTTATGAGCGAGGGATCTGGGCAACAGTGCCTGTTTTAG
- a CDS encoding antitoxin VbhA family protein: protein MLNSNFGKSGGFTMPNKPITSEFLAAQAAGSCRIEGLKVSAEEERLMSDIIAGRVDAEAEIEKIVQACKATNKNAT from the coding sequence ATGTTAAACTCGAATTTCGGTAAATCGGGGGGCTTTACAATGCCAAACAAACCTATCACCAGTGAATTTTTAGCTGCTCAGGCGGCTGGATCGTGCAGGATCGAGGGGCTAAAGGTTTCTGCTGAAGAAGAGCGGCTGATGAGCGACATTATCGCCGGTAGGGTTGATGCCGAAGCTGAAATTGAAAAAATTGTTCAAGCCTGCAAGGCTACAAATAAAAATGCGACTTGA
- a CDS encoding YifB family Mg chelatase-like AAA ATPase: MSLAKVYTRAQLGIESPQVQVEVHLSNGLPSLSLVGMPETAVRESKDRVRSAIINSQFEFPAKRITINLAPADLPKEGGRYDLAIALGILAASDQIPADALEKYEFIGELALSGALQPVSGVLPSALQCTEKQRILILPAGNAAEVSLCSTGDYRIASGLSEVTAFLHGQHQLTQVQPNLDAFALTRLGDDLQDVRGQPQARRALEIAASGQHNLLFIGPPGTGKTMLASRLPGILPPMTEDEALVSASIYSISHQDDGWKQRWRQRPFRAPHHTASGVALVGGGGNPKPGEISLAHGGVLFLDELPEYSRKVLDVLREPLESGRIVISRANRSITFPARFQLIAAMNPCPCGYFGDPSGRCHCSQEQIRRYQGQTSGPLLDRIDLHIEVPPLPVAVLQQAPPSEPSEQVQQRVIAARARQIQRQGCPNAELSGATRDRVCALREDDQTWLLDTIERLQLSARGYHRLLNVARTIADLAEAEHIEKIHLMEALGYRSLDRYRQVT; this comes from the coding sequence ATGTCACTCGCCAAGGTCTATACCCGCGCACAATTGGGTATTGAATCGCCTCAAGTCCAAGTTGAAGTTCACCTATCGAATGGTTTGCCATCGTTGAGTTTGGTCGGGATGCCCGAGACCGCCGTGCGCGAATCAAAAGATCGCGTGCGCAGCGCCATCATTAACAGCCAGTTTGAATTTCCAGCGAAACGCATCACGATCAATCTCGCCCCTGCGGATTTACCCAAAGAAGGTGGTCGTTATGATTTGGCCATTGCTTTAGGCATACTCGCCGCTTCCGATCAAATCCCCGCCGATGCTTTAGAAAAATACGAGTTTATTGGTGAGCTGGCCTTAAGTGGTGCTTTGCAGCCGGTATCGGGCGTTTTGCCATCGGCGTTACAGTGCACAGAAAAACAACGGATTTTAATACTGCCAGCAGGTAATGCGGCTGAAGTAAGTTTGTGCAGTACTGGTGATTACCGTATCGCTTCTGGGTTGAGCGAGGTAACGGCGTTTTTGCATGGCCAGCATCAGCTAACTCAGGTACAGCCTAACCTTGATGCTTTCGCATTAACGCGCTTGGGAGACGATTTGCAAGATGTTCGCGGTCAGCCACAGGCCAGACGGGCGTTAGAAATAGCCGCAAGTGGGCAGCATAATCTTCTGTTTATTGGCCCTCCAGGAACGGGCAAAACCATGCTCGCCAGTCGTTTGCCGGGGATTTTACCGCCAATGACCGAAGACGAAGCCTTAGTCTCAGCATCGATTTATTCGATTAGTCATCAAGATGATGGCTGGAAGCAACGTTGGCGTCAGCGCCCATTTCGCGCACCGCATCACACGGCATCTGGGGTTGCACTGGTGGGCGGTGGAGGAAACCCTAAGCCGGGAGAAATATCGTTAGCTCATGGCGGCGTACTCTTTCTCGATGAATTGCCTGAATACAGCCGCAAAGTACTGGATGTATTGCGCGAACCACTCGAAAGTGGCCGTATCGTTATTAGCCGAGCGAATCGTTCCATCACCTTCCCAGCCCGATTTCAGCTCATCGCGGCCATGAATCCATGTCCTTGTGGTTATTTCGGTGATCCGTCGGGGCGTTGCCATTGCAGCCAAGAGCAAATACGGCGCTATCAAGGGCAAACGTCTGGGCCACTGCTTGATCGTATTGATCTGCACATTGAAGTGCCTCCGCTTCCTGTGGCTGTCTTGCAACAAGCGCCGCCGTCAGAGCCAAGCGAGCAGGTGCAGCAACGGGTGATCGCGGCGCGCGCGCGTCAAATACAACGGCAAGGCTGCCCTAACGCAGAATTATCGGGTGCAACGCGTGATCGCGTGTGCGCGTTACGAGAAGATGATCAAACGTGGCTGTTGGATACTATCGAACGACTGCAATTATCCGCTCGTGGCTATCACCGCTTATTAAATGTTGCCCGCACTATTGCCGATTTGGCCGAAGCCGAGCATATCGAGAAAATTCATCTTATGGAGGCCTTAGGCTATCGCAGCTTGGATCGTTACCGGCAGGTGACTTGA
- a CDS encoding Fic/DOC family protein — translation MEAYSQYDLSEHDPYLINNSSCLKNLLGHTNTTSLNEAERRITQQTLAQLIASPVQPSFDLKHLAEIHRRIFRHVYPFAGELRKVEIGKGNKLFLPYALIHREAAACFSQLMTENYLRGLDANTFGQRAGFYLGWINKIHAFREGNGRTQRVFIDQLASQNDYFIEWSSISGQAMADASRSARTIDVSARDLGRLLSMNIVKREW, via the coding sequence ATGGAAGCTTATTCACAATACGACTTATCTGAACACGATCCGTATTTAATTAACAATTCGTCATGTTTAAAAAATTTATTAGGGCATACGAATACCACCTCTCTTAATGAAGCCGAAAGGCGTATTACCCAGCAGACATTAGCGCAGTTAATAGCTTCACCCGTTCAGCCTTCTTTTGATTTGAAACACTTAGCTGAAATACATCGCAGAATTTTTCGCCATGTTTACCCGTTTGCTGGAGAATTACGAAAAGTAGAGATTGGCAAAGGGAATAAACTTTTCTTACCGTATGCTTTGATTCATCGCGAAGCTGCTGCTTGCTTCTCGCAATTGATGACTGAAAATTATTTACGAGGCTTAGACGCTAATACCTTTGGGCAAAGAGCTGGTTTTTATTTGGGTTGGATCAATAAGATACATGCATTTAGGGAAGGGAACGGGCGAACGCAGCGTGTCTTTATCGATCAGTTAGCTAGTCAAAACGATTACTTCATTGAATGGTCTTCAATTAGCGGTCAGGCGATGGCCGATGCTAGTCGATCAGCCAGAACTATAGATGTCAGTGCTAGAGATCTTGGACGTCTTTTATCTATGAATATTGTAAAGAGGGAATGGTAA